cagaagaAAGGGAATAAGCATATTTACTCAAATGTTTCTTCAGCATTTAGCATCCGTTTGGAGTTTTAGCCTCAAATAAAAAACGTCCCTTTACTGCCAAATTCTGttaatctctgtctgtgtccgaGGAGCTTATCCACCGGCCATGATGATATAATAAACTATAACTGATAATCTGATGATGTCCAGACCTGACATGTCGGTGACAACATGAATAATGAGTCTGAATGTTTTCGAGCGACCTCTCATAAATTGACTTTGCACACAGACACGTTATTTAAAGGTCAAAAGGAAAACCCATTGATTCTGACACAGTGACGGGCGACATGTCATCAAGCCTGTTCTCAAACGCATGTATCTGCCGGGTGACAACACCAGTATCCTGCCCTCAGTGTAACCCTTCTTCCATAGGAGCCGCGGTTCAGAAACaaaaggttgtttgttttcagtcctCTGAGCTGTACAGACTAAAGTGTTCAGTCCTTGATCCTTCCGGGTCGCAGCCGACAGTCGCTCTTCCTCTGCTCTAGTTATCTATCTACAAACTGAAATGtactaagaaaataaaatgtgactgGAAAAGAAACTCGCTGCCGTCTCTTTAATTTACTCgatgtgtttgttctttttgtctGAAGTCAGTGTCTGAACAACTTCATTATATATTTAACACACAATTATGATAAGCAAACAGGGGTGGGGCCAGAGGTAGGGCCTTGGGGGGGCACTGGTCCcaactgaaatctgattggccaaaaACAATAAGACCTGGACTTTATGgtctttatggcccctgatagAAAATCATATAGATCAACAAATTGaaccaaaataaatatatacaaacagatagatagatagatagatagacagacataGATAAATCTTGAgatataaataattcaaataataaatataaataattttatcTCATATCCAACATTATAACCAAtgtagttttttattattatgttttttgcTTGTATTAAAATCAATAAGACCCCAGCCAACACCCCACCTCTTGGTAGGGTGTTGGCTGCAGTGGCCATGTGTGGCcgcagggggcagcagagccGCCGCTGTGCTCTTGAGACGCAGCGACGAGACCCGTGAGGAAGGAAGCAGCGGCCTCTCTCCAAGATGGCGGCGACCATAGACAACAGCAATGCTGCTCTGGCCACGAAGAAAAAGCACCTCGGGATCCCGGAGGCCGCGTTTGTGGTGAGCAGAGCCCGGCTCTTCGCACCGTGTCGCGGGTCGGGCCGCAGCCGGACTCGGCCCGCGGGGACCGGGGACCGTTTGTGGCAGCGGCCGGTTGTGGGCGCGTCATGCTAGCTGCGAGCTAacgggttgtgtgtgtgtgtgtgtgtgtgtgtgtgtgtgtgtgtgtgtgtgtgtgtgtgtgtgtgtgtgtgtgtgtgtgtgtgtgtgtgtgtgtgtgtgtgtgtgtgtgtgtgtgtgtgtgtgtgtgtgtgtgtgtgtgtgtgtgtgtgtgtgtgtgtgtgtgtgtgtgtgtgtgtgtgtgtgtgtgtgtgtgtttcctccatcACGCAGCTTCCTGCTCTCTCATCCTGTCATTATGAGAAGAAGATGCTGCTGTGATGTGTTTTGAGCTCTAAGCTGTGGTTGAGGGTTCGATTCCCACTCCTCATAGTAAACACTGGATGCTTGTGTCTCTCAGGAGGACGTGGACACTTTTATGAAGCAGGCCGGCAACGACACGGCGGATGCGGTGCTGAAGAGACTGGACGAGCAGTACCAGAAGTATAAGTACATGGAGCTCAACCTGTCCCAGAAGAAACAAAGGTAACTGCTCGTTTGTCCACCAAGGACGACACCAAggaaattcaatcaagcttctCTCTTGGAACTTAATACAAATGTTAACTTACactgtttgatttattgttttcaaatttcTCGACATGTCAAGGTTGAAAAACCAGATCCCACAAATCACAGAGACGCTAGAAATCCTCCGACACATGCAGAAGAAAAAGGTCTGTACGGTTTTATTGACCCGTCTTTGAAATGTTAGAGAACATCATCTGTCGCCTGTTTCTCCAGCTGTGGCTGAATTTAGTGATGAACCTGTCTGAAAAGATGTTTATTGGTTATAAGTGTAAGCATTAGATGTTTATCATTAATTCAGTTTGAGCTCTTTAGGTTTGAGTTATTCGTGGTTTTTGATTTTTTGCCTATTTGGAAAGTGTCTACTGATCAGGCCGGGTTACAGACTTGATTAGGATTTATGATTTCTGGGTTCTGCACTTTCCATTTCCCCAGGAGACCACAGATCCCATGGagactcacttcctgttggcTGACAATGTTTACTGCAAGGCCTCAGTGCCGCCCACCGACAAAGTCTGTCTATGGTTAGGGGTAAGACGAGCTCGGATGTACTTATCTTTATATGATATTTCACAACAAGCCACTTCATGAACGATCAATAAAGTAgctttaataaatactttgaacatttcagtttttctacCTAAAACCCCCTAACCACCACGTTTCCCCGTCCAAGGCTAACGTGATGCTGGAGTACGACATCGACGAGGCCCAGGCTCTCCTGGAGAAGAACCTCTCCACGGCCTCACGCAACCTGGAGCAGCTCGTGGAGGATCTGGATTTCCTGCGAGACCAGTTCACCACCATCGAAGTCAGTATCCTTCCATCAAACCGTGCAACCAGGTCGGGCTAACTGCTGATGCATGTCGAAGGAGAGTTTGATGTAtttatctgttgttttatttatctttttctgaAGTGATGTTCAAACTGTAACGTAGCCTCAGATAAAAGCTGGAGTATGAAATGAAGATGTGAAACACTAAAGATGGCCGCTGCTGTTTCCCTTTAACTCGCCGCGCTCCTCAGACATGGCACGAGTCTACAACTGGGACGTGAAGAGAAGGAGCAAAGAGAACCTCCTGAAATCAGCTGACAAGTCttaatgtcctcctcctcctcctcctcttcagctgaATCACTTCTCTTTAGTccgaacaaaaacaaaaaccgaGAAACAACGACTCCCCCCCGTCTCCCAAGATCACGTTCACCCAGCACATAGAGGACGGGTTCAAAACATCAGCAAAAGTTGTGCGTCTCATTTAACGCAGGTGCCGTACGTTAACCCGGGTAAAACCAAGTGCACGTCATAATTCTTTGTCTGGTTTTTAAACGTGTCCTCTATCGTGTGAAACTAAAAACTTTCACCGCAGCTGTTTCCTCCTGATTTGTTactttttaaaagtattttttcaaGTAAAAATCTACCATAAAAAGGCAACGACGCAagttttttgtattctttttaatGATTTCACTGTGTTCCTGTCGTTGTTTGAGGGGCCCCtcactttgtctttctctctctacacacCTGTCACTCgtgggtttgtgtttttggGGACTTTAACTTGacttactgtaaaaacacagttGCCATTATTCTCCATAGGATGAGGTTCTTTTTTTCACTTCAGGACTTAGGAGTTCACTGTTgtcctttgacccccccccccccacagctctTCCGttctgtctgtatttatttgtctcCCTCTGTACCATGTAACGCTGAATGAAGTAAAAAGGAGAACACTTGGGCGAGGAGACGAGAACGTGACCTGgtgatgtgtgttgtttgtcGTCTGATCTCTATAAACACAATCTGCATGTGAAccagagctgtcatgtcgtccatgttCCTTTAAAATCGACAGGCTCAACACGGGATAAAGGAAAATATAAAGAGTTTGAGTTGATAAAAACATGACGGAGCAATGAGTGTGATTTAGTTTATATAAAATGGAAatgtaaagatgtttttttaatagtaattttattcatatattccTCAGAAGTTTACTATTAAATCACAGGATTTGTGAATCTGGGACAGAATCTTTGAGAAGTGCTGATGAGCTGTAAAACAAGACTTAAacttttaaagcaacacaactgaaatccgtgtttttaactgatctcagttcagcttcactcttcagctgcagctggttgtgacaGTTTGAGACTTCTCCTTGTTCACTctcacacatcagactcactctaatcaagctgctgctttaaaggttCAAAGTTTCATCATATTTTCAAAGATTGAATAATTTCTGAATCATCTCCAGCCTCAGAGCGGCGGGGGACTCGTCCTCTAAGTCTCAGGGTTGACGGTGGTGATGACCAGCGCCGCCGTGTTCCTCCCTTCATCACAGACACCGGGGCTGAAGAAGGGGAAGATCCTCTCGGACCACAGACACCCGGTGAAGCTGTAGATGTGAGACCCGTTGTCCACGTTGAAGAAGGACACCGTCCCCGCCTCGTAGTCCGTGAACACCCCGACAGTCTGAGGCTTCTCCCTGAGGGACAGGTGGACCGAGGGGGAGTCCAGA
This sequence is a window from Platichthys flesus chromosome 24, fPlaFle2.1, whole genome shotgun sequence. Protein-coding genes within it:
- the vbp1 gene encoding prefoldin subunit 3, with the protein product MAATIDNSNAALATKKKHLGIPEAAFVEDVDTFMKQAGNDTADAVLKRLDEQYQKYKYMELNLSQKKQRLKNQIPQITETLEILRHMQKKKETTDPMETHFLLADNVYCKASVPPTDKVCLWLGANVMLEYDIDEAQALLEKNLSTASRNLEQLVEDLDFLRDQFTTIEVNMARVYNWDVKRRSKENLLKSADKS